One Manihot esculenta cultivar AM560-2 chromosome 6, M.esculenta_v8, whole genome shotgun sequence DNA segment encodes these proteins:
- the LOC110618049 gene encoding uncharacterized protein LOC110618049 produces the protein MCNKNIECLNKTHSPVDSQQNPHHLMDIPTSAASTGSNVSSYDETPRVKFLCSFLGSIMPRPQDGKLRYVGGETRIVSLPRDICYEELMSKMRELYEGAAILKYQQPDEDLDALVSVVNDDDVTNMMEEYEKLGSGDGFTRLRIFLFSHQEQDASSHYVDGDERESERRYVDALNNLNDGADFRRQQSESPSIGPVEDIHLQEQLFNPMNLDSGLHSQRNSEMSMLQYNLHHIAVPQRFSEMEGSWSPAIYSPGHHGQPDPRPITEFPSSPPSRYRMQFGELPDRGMDRISEEYARSQLSHHPAFDHQLPYSENVIWMPSGAISSDKAGFPNNLLHGPSVIDGNNACEHCRVAFQRNQHHLEQPNIGNAVHQVANPCAECHPNRDHFMLNADAKVHHSLYPKDQNDPRSIYGEAHGHERGWNLQHQSSPCADEARVHISGAGRLNEHYILDGPGMNYPIGHANLVDGHHMSSNYIHHQTGYELGNEVFHDQPVAASHHLHVPLPDERAVRYGNFPYAYGADSLYPMSHGHSHPQNLWRNVQNPVHSTPYETSGTTPQVNGTVNPALLRGTMEGGQRVVTSMDNQHSRIESSPKILGFDGTTTPDYSYGHPLKLAPNHCSPENKQLLAHETTRPPLPREMHNSSPILGTSGYNPDLNSRTIAEAVKMDEKTALSMDKETNHVEKVEKLDVPNIPCPDQKMIPHTNSDAALAESAHSNVLRNTEGSGDIVKVGEKDPSAVMEETKLSIDQLSFLPELIATMKKVALEEAEEVKAIVKENPDSVVLSSIGKEATLTESEVVNAQEETELDSDNDNINSNKIEPTKAEAEALERGLQTIKNDDLEEIRELGSGTYGAVYHGKWKGSDVAIKRIKASCFAGKPSERERLIADFWKEALMLSSLHHPNVVSFYGIVRDGPDGSLATVTEFMVNGSLKQFLQKKDRTIDRRKRLIIAMDAAFGMEYLHGKNIVHFDLKCENLLVNMRDPQRPVCKIGDLGLSKVKQHTLVSGGVRGTLPWMAPELLSGKSHMVSEKIDVYSFGIVMWELLTGEEPYAGMHCASIIGGIVNNSLRPQIPTWCDPEWKSLMESCWAPDPAERPSFSEVSKKLRNMAAAVNVK, from the exons ATGTGTAATAAAAACATTGAGTGCTTGAACAAGACTCATAGCCCTGTTGATAGCCAGCAAAACCCTCACCACTTGATGGATATCCCAACATCTGCCGCTTCCACTGGCTCCAACGTGAGTTCATATGATGAAACCCCCCGTGTTAAGTTCTTGTGTAGCTTCCTAGGTAGCATTATGCCTCGACCTCAGGATGGCAAGTTGCGTTATGTGGGTGGAGAGACGAGAATTGTGAGTTTGCCAAGGGATATTTGTTATGAAGAATTGATGAGTAAAATGAGGGAGCTGTATGAAGGGGCAGCGATTTTGAAATATCAACAGCCTGACGAGGATCTTGATGCCTTGGTGTCGGTTGtgaatgatgatgatgtgactAACATGATGGAGGAGTATGAAAAGTTGGGTTCTGGGGATGGATTCACTAGGCTTAGGATATTTCTATTTTCACATCAGGAACAAGATGCTTCTTCACATTATGTTGATGGAGATGAGAGGGAGTCTGAGAGAAGGTATGTGGATGCACTGAATAATTTGAATGATGGAGCTGATTTTAGACGGCAGCAATCTGAGTCTCCTTCGATTGGTCCAGTTGAAGATATCCATCTACAGGAACAGTTATTTAATCCAATGAATCTTGACAGTGGCCTTCACAGCCAGAGGAATAGTGAGATGTCAATGCTACAGTACAACTTGCATCACATTGCAGTTCCTCAGCGGTTTAGTGAAATGGAAGGTTCATGGAGTCCTGCAATTTATTCTCCTGGGCATCATGGGCAACCTGATCCAAGACCAATAACAGAGTTTCCAAGTTCCCCCCCTTCTCGGTATCGTATGCAGTTTGGGGAATTGCCCGATAGAGGCATGGATAGAATATCTGAAGAATATGCTCGGTCTCAACTAAGTCATCATCCTGCTTTTGACCACCAGCTGCCATATTCCGAGAATGTAATATGGATGCCTTCTGGAGCTATCTCCAGTGACAAGGCTGGTTTTCCTAACAACTTGCTGCATGGTCCCAGTGTTATTGATGGGAACAATGCTTGTGAGCATTGTCGGGTGGCTTTCCAAAGAAATCAACATCATTTGGAGCAACCCAACATAGGAAATGCAGTTCACCAGGTTGCTAATCCTTGTGCTGAGTGCCATCCTAATAGGGATCATTTCATGTTAAATGCGGATGCAAAGGTTCACCACTCATTGTATCCCAAAGATCAGAATGATCCTCGATCCATCTACGGTGAAGCCCATGGCCATGAAAGAGGATGGAATCTGCAACATCAGTCAAGTCCTTGTGCTGATGAAGCAAGAGTACATATCTCTGGAGCTGGAAGATTAAACGAGCACTACATTCTAGATGGTCCTGGCATGAATTATCCTATTGGGCATGCCAATTTGGTGGATGGCCATCATATGTCGTCTAATTATATCCATCATCAAACTGGATATGAATTGGGTAATGAAGTGTTTCATGATCAACCAGTGGCTGCTTCACACCATCTACATGTTCCACTTCCTGATGAACGTGCAGTCCGGTATGGGAATTTTCCTTATGCTTATGGAGCAGATAGTCTTTATCCAATGTCTCATGGACATTCACATCCTCAGAATTTATGGCGAAATGTTCAGAACCCTGTCCATAGTACTCCTTATGAAACATCTGGCACAACCCCACAGGTGAATGGTACTGTTAATCCAGCACTTCTCAGGGGCACAATGGAGGGTGGTCAAAGGGTTGTTACTAGCATGGATAATCAGCACTCTAGGATAGAGTCCTCACCAAAAATTTTAGGTTTTGATGGGACAACTACACCAGACTACTCTTATGGTCATCCTTTGAAATTGGCTCCAAATCATTGTAGTCCAGAGAATAAGCAGTTGCTTGCTCATGAAACCACCCGACCACCCCTTCCACGTGAAATGCATAACTCATCTCCAATTTTGGGTACTTCTGGTTACAATCCAGATTTAAATAGCCGAACAATTGCTGAGGCAGTAAAAATGGATGAAAAAACTGCCCTTAGCATGGACAAAGAAACAAATCATGTAGAAAAGGTTGAAAAATTAGATGTGCCAAACATACCCTGTCCAGATCAAAAAATGATTCCCCATACAAATAGTGATGCTGCATTAGCGGAGTCTGCCCATTCTAATGTTTTGAGGAATACTGAAGGAAGTGGTGACATTGTGAAAGTGGGTGAAAAAGACCCTTCTGCTGTTATGGAAGAAACAAAGCTATCAATTGACCAATTAAGTTTTTTACCTGAGCTTATTGCTACTATGAAAAAAGTAGCACTGGAAGAGGCTGAGGAGGTGAAAGCTATAGTCAAAGAAAATCCTGACTCTGTAGTGCTTAGTTCAATAGGAAAAGAAGCAACTCTTACTGAATCTGAAGTAGTG AATGCTCAAGAAGAAACAGAGTTGGATTCAGACAATGATAATATAAACTCTAACAAAATTGAGCCAACCAAGGCTGAGGCAGAAGCCCTTGAAAGGGGATTACAG ACAATAAAAAATGATGATCTGGAGGAGATCCGTGAATTAGGTTCTGGAACATATGGAGCTGTTTATCATGGAAAATGGAAGGGTTCTGATGTTGCTATAAAGAGAATAAAAGCGAGCTGCTTTGCTGGGAAGCCTTCTGAAAGAGAGCGTTTG ATTGCAGATTTTTGGAAGGAGGCTTTAATGTTGAGTTCATTACACCATCCAAATGTTGTTTCTTTCTATGGCATAGTTCGTGATGGCCCAGATGGATCTTTAGCAACTGTGACCGAGTTTATGGTTAATGGATCTCTGAAACAGTTTTTGCAGAAGAAAGACAG AACCATAGATCGTCGTAAGAGACTCATTATAGCTATGGATGCTGCATTTGGGATGGAGTATTTGCATGGGAAGAACATTGTCCATTTTGATTTGAAATGTGAGAACTTGTTAGTAAATATGAGAGATCCACAGCGGCCTGTTTGCAAG ATTGGTGACTTGGGCTTATCAAAGGTGAAACAGCACACCTTGGTGTCAGGTGGTGTACGTGGAACTTTACCCTGGATGGCACCTGAGCTTTTGAGTGGAAAAAGCCACATGGTGTCGGAGAAG ATTGATGTATACTCATTTGGGATTGTTATGTGGGAATTACTCACGGGGGAAGAACCTTATGCTGGCATGCATTGCGCCTCCATTATTG GAGGGATTGTGAACAACTCTCTACGTCCACAAATCCCAACATGGTGCGATCCAGAATGGAAGTCATTAATGGAAAGTTGTTGGGCCCCTGATCCGGCAGAGAGGCCATCATTTTCAGAAGTTTCTAAGAAACTGAGAAACATGGCTGCTGCAGTTAATGTAAAATAA